In a genomic window of Virgibacillus sp. SK37:
- a CDS encoding BCCT family transporter produces the protein MSKSKQGGFSKRLIDYRIFLPSLLIIIGICIPFAMNEKESLEVMNGIFDSIVDNFKWGYIWYTIVLVVAGLYLSFSKYGNVVLGDPMEKPRFTMFEYASILIAMGLGSTIMRTALVQWAAVANDPPFGVDPGSTQALMWGNTYGMFMWSFQVFAIFVMAAPAMAYVLHVRKRPFMRISEACRVIFGDKFTDGIGGKILDVIFLVSILSGAAVTLGLGTPIITYNVAELFNIEVNFILTLIVTLIWVFLFSISAYLGIERGIKKLSTANMYLAGAFALFVVLIGPGVFILDYFTDTIGFLASNYFDLALYTNSLDLNGGTHIESHLIFWFAYSATWAMLHSVFAAKISRGRTIKEMILTYLLAPTLISWVATGVLGGLGVQRYLTGEVDVLNIVSDDKMAAIPAILSSLPLPTIVMVVFIIIATIFLTTTLDSTTYTIASYTGTENMSKAEPSKTLRIIVAAVITVLALLLMRIGGLAPLEVLSGIMGIPIIAIQFLTIYAAKKMMDQDKAWLNNVREKDKPDNKRKKA, from the coding sequence ATGAGTAAGAGTAAACAGGGAGGTTTCAGCAAGAGACTGATAGATTATCGAATTTTCCTTCCTTCGTTACTTATTATCATTGGAATTTGTATCCCATTTGCAATGAACGAAAAAGAATCATTAGAAGTAATGAATGGAATTTTTGATTCAATTGTAGATAATTTTAAATGGGGATATATTTGGTATACGATCGTACTTGTAGTCGCGGGACTGTATTTATCCTTTTCCAAATACGGAAATGTAGTACTAGGGGATCCAATGGAAAAACCTAGATTTACGATGTTTGAATATGCCTCTATCTTAATCGCCATGGGGCTTGGCTCTACTATTATGCGTACAGCATTGGTCCAATGGGCAGCTGTAGCCAATGATCCACCGTTTGGGGTGGACCCGGGTTCCACACAAGCCTTAATGTGGGGGAACACATATGGTATGTTTATGTGGAGTTTTCAAGTATTCGCTATCTTCGTCATGGCAGCCCCGGCAATGGCATATGTTTTACATGTGCGTAAGCGACCGTTTATGCGGATTTCTGAAGCATGCCGAGTAATTTTTGGAGACAAATTCACAGATGGAATAGGTGGCAAAATTTTAGATGTTATTTTTCTAGTTAGTATTCTTTCAGGTGCCGCTGTTACACTTGGTTTGGGGACACCAATTATTACGTATAATGTTGCTGAGTTATTTAACATAGAAGTTAACTTTATTCTTACGTTAATTGTAACTTTAATTTGGGTATTTTTATTTTCTATTAGTGCATATTTAGGGATAGAACGAGGGATCAAAAAATTAAGTACAGCCAATATGTATTTAGCTGGGGCCTTTGCTTTATTTGTTGTTCTTATCGGTCCAGGGGTATTTATTCTTGATTACTTTACAGATACGATTGGTTTTCTCGCATCAAATTATTTTGACCTGGCGTTATATACGAATTCACTGGATTTAAATGGCGGCACCCATATTGAAAGTCACTTAATTTTCTGGTTTGCTTATAGTGCAACTTGGGCCATGCTCCATAGTGTTTTCGCTGCAAAAATATCAAGAGGCAGAACAATCAAGGAAATGATTCTTACTTATTTGCTAGCACCAACCTTAATATCATGGGTAGCAACTGGTGTACTTGGTGGACTAGGAGTTCAGCGTTATTTAACAGGAGAAGTAGATGTATTAAATATTGTAAGTGATGATAAAATGGCTGCCATTCCAGCTATCCTATCTTCCTTACCGTTGCCTACTATTGTCATGGTAGTATTTATCATTATCGCAACGATCTTCCTAACTACAACGCTTGATTCTACTACCTATACAATTGCTTCCTATACCGGTACAGAAAATATGAGTAAAGCAGAGCCATCCAAAACATTAAGGATTATTGTCGCAGCAGTCATTACTGTTCTGGCTTTATTACTTATGCGAATTGGAGGACTGGCACCACTGGAAGTATTGTCCGGAATTATGGGAATACCAATTATTGCTATTCAGTTCTTAACGATCTATGCAGCTAAGAAGATGATGGATCAGGATAAAGCATGGTTAAACAATGTAAGGGAAAAAGACAAACCAGATAACAAAAGGAAGAAAGCGTAG
- a CDS encoding TetR/AcrR family transcriptional regulator, with the protein MNDRKRQVIFTAQRLFIEKGFSNTSVQDILATSNISKGTFYNYFPSKNACLMAIMEYVNEETFVKRREFLIGKDISDKEVLAKQVAIRMQMNREQNLFLLFEEIFHSGDQELREYVKKSHLDELFWLTERLVDVYGKETAPYTMDLAALMLGMMQHVIHVWTATAKDIGNLQALVQFVIRRLDSIIPDMIQTKDKFLNDEVYILLKNNLQRKEYSKEDVTSQLEGFCAKLPAERNQSGHEYAQFLIEELKNDQPRTYLIETITRSFTAAFSGTSDEAEARELASRIWSIAGKND; encoded by the coding sequence ATGAATGATCGCAAACGTCAAGTAATATTTACAGCACAACGTCTTTTTATTGAAAAAGGCTTTAGTAATACTTCCGTTCAGGATATCCTTGCTACTTCCAATATTTCCAAAGGTACATTTTATAATTATTTTCCTTCTAAAAATGCCTGCCTAATGGCAATCATGGAGTACGTTAACGAGGAGACATTTGTGAAACGTAGAGAGTTTCTGATTGGAAAAGATATCTCCGACAAAGAAGTGCTTGCAAAGCAAGTTGCTATTCGTATGCAAATGAACAGGGAGCAGAACCTGTTTTTGCTTTTTGAAGAAATATTTCATTCTGGCGACCAAGAGCTTCGGGAATATGTAAAAAAAAGCCACTTAGATGAACTGTTCTGGCTTACGGAAAGACTTGTAGATGTGTACGGAAAAGAAACTGCTCCCTATACGATGGATTTAGCTGCTTTAATGCTTGGAATGATGCAGCATGTTATTCATGTTTGGACAGCAACCGCAAAAGATATCGGTAATCTCCAAGCACTTGTGCAATTCGTCATTCGCAGGCTTGATTCAATCATTCCGGACATGATACAAACAAAAGATAAATTCCTGAATGATGAAGTCTATATCCTTTTAAAAAACAATCTCCAAAGGAAAGAATATTCAAAAGAGGATGTTACTTCCCAACTGGAAGGTTTTTGTGCAAAGCTTCCTGCTGAAAGGAATCAGAGTGGACATGAGTACGCACAATTTCTTATAGAAGAGTTAAAAAATGATCAGCCAAGGACGTATTTGATTGAAACAATAACCCGTTCATTTACGGCCGCCTTTAGTGGCACCTCAGACGAAGCAGAGGCAAGAGAGCTTGCGTCAAGAATATGGAGTATTGCCGGGAAAAATGATTAG
- a CDS encoding DHA2 family efflux MFS transporter permease subunit, with protein MEADIKKMHQNPPYGMIIIMFIGAFVALLNNTLLNVAIPTIMEEFEVSPSTVQWITTGYMLVNGILIPASAFFIQRFTNRRLFLTAMTLFSLGTALAMLSPTFGVLVFARMVQASGSAIMMPLLMNVMLTAFPIEKRGTAMGFFGLAMITAPAIGPTLSGYVVEHHDWRVLFGIVLPFALFTLIYAFIKLRNITPNREVRLNVPSLILSSIGFGGILYGFSTAGDKGWDAVEVYGTILIGAVALTAFVIRQLRVEEPMLEFRIYRHPMFALASVISVVLSMAMFSGMILTPLYVQTIRGISPFESGLLMLPGAIVMGIMSPITGRLFDKFGARILAIIGLTITVITTYQLSKITFDTGYYTLMAIYTVRMLGISMVMMPVMTNGLNQLPMQENPHGTAMNSTLQQISGAIGSALLLTVMDKRTESAGEELYKEAMGTGNVPQSPEALAQFKMELGSRAMLDGIQFTFFISTLIAIVALILALFIKRVTPPKSTEVFVEKVEE; from the coding sequence ATGGAAGCTGATATAAAGAAAATGCATCAAAATCCACCATATGGCATGATTATTATTATGTTTATAGGTGCGTTTGTTGCATTACTAAATAACACATTATTAAATGTAGCAATACCGACGATTATGGAAGAATTTGAGGTATCGCCATCCACCGTTCAATGGATTACTACTGGTTATATGTTAGTAAATGGTATTTTAATTCCAGCGAGTGCCTTTTTTATTCAGAGATTTACTAACAGAAGGCTATTCCTAACTGCTATGACATTATTTTCTTTAGGAACAGCATTAGCCATGCTCTCACCGACATTCGGTGTACTTGTATTTGCTAGAATGGTGCAAGCTTCTGGTTCTGCTATCATGATGCCACTTTTAATGAATGTCATGCTTACTGCGTTTCCAATTGAGAAGCGAGGAACAGCAATGGGATTCTTTGGTTTAGCAATGATTACGGCCCCTGCAATTGGACCAACATTGTCAGGCTATGTTGTGGAACACCATGATTGGCGTGTTCTTTTTGGTATTGTGTTGCCTTTCGCGTTATTTACACTAATCTATGCATTTATTAAACTTAGAAATATAACTCCAAACAGAGAAGTAAGATTAAATGTACCTTCCTTGATATTATCTAGTATCGGATTTGGTGGAATCCTATACGGTTTCAGCACGGCTGGAGATAAAGGATGGGATGCAGTGGAAGTGTACGGAACAATCCTAATTGGTGCTGTCGCTTTAACAGCATTTGTTATAAGGCAACTCCGTGTAGAAGAACCAATGCTTGAGTTTCGGATATATAGACACCCGATGTTTGCATTAGCATCCGTTATTTCTGTTGTCTTATCCATGGCCATGTTTTCTGGAATGATTCTAACACCACTGTATGTACAGACAATTCGAGGTATCTCTCCTTTTGAATCTGGTCTTCTCATGTTGCCAGGTGCAATTGTAATGGGAATTATGTCACCAATTACTGGTCGTTTATTTGATAAATTTGGTGCCAGGATTCTAGCAATCATTGGATTAACAATTACAGTCATCACCACATACCAACTTAGCAAGATCACTTTTGATACTGGATATTACACATTGATGGCTATTTACACAGTACGTATGCTAGGAATCTCCATGGTAATGATGCCTGTCATGACAAACGGTCTGAATCAATTGCCTATGCAGGAAAATCCGCATGGAACAGCGATGAATAGTACGTTGCAACAAATTTCCGGAGCAATTGGCTCTGCGCTGCTTTTAACTGTTATGGATAAACGTACGGAATCAGCAGGGGAGGAATTGTATAAAGAGGCAATGGGAACTGGAAATGTTCCACAATCTCCTGAAGCTTTAGCCCAATTTAAAATGGAGTTAGGTAGCCGGGCGATGTTGGATGGAATTCAATTTACATTCTTTATCTCCACCTTGATTGCGATTGTTGCCTTGATTCTGGCACTTTTCATTAAACGGGTCACACCGCCAAAATCAACGGAAGTTTTTGTTGAAAAAGTAGAAGAATAA
- a CDS encoding cytochrome c oxidase assembly protein: MIRVDWRLLIQGQLTWNWPFLFILVFITGGYVYYLSRYTNLKPFQKQPLFFYSAMLLLFILIGSPFTDYIKLSFSMHMLQMSGLFFVFPPFLLFSIPTMVLSNMQKPKSSFTIGRSALYLFGILFFLYHVPLLLTFLLQFPLFHKIYLIILFLLAILMWMPFFNNQLSSNQKKKYAFMSGIMLMPACMLFIMSAFFQGGSGPLATQLTAHLCIPDADLLQLLPAFSFSASDQLAAGFSMLAVHKLAIMAVKQRK; the protein is encoded by the coding sequence ATGATCCGAGTAGATTGGAGACTACTTATACAGGGGCAGCTTACTTGGAATTGGCCGTTCCTTTTTATTTTAGTGTTTATTACAGGTGGGTATGTTTACTATCTTTCCCGTTATACGAATTTGAAACCATTTCAAAAACAGCCGCTTTTCTTTTATAGTGCCATGTTATTATTATTTATATTAATTGGCAGTCCCTTTACTGATTATATTAAACTATCCTTCAGTATGCACATGCTCCAAATGAGTGGCTTATTTTTTGTTTTTCCACCATTTTTACTATTTAGCATACCTACAATGGTTCTTTCCAACATGCAAAAGCCCAAATCGTCTTTTACAATAGGAAGGAGCGCGCTTTATTTATTTGGAATTTTGTTCTTCTTATATCACGTACCTCTACTATTGACATTTCTATTGCAATTTCCTCTCTTTCACAAAATTTATTTAATCATCTTGTTCCTTCTTGCTATTTTAATGTGGATGCCCTTCTTTAATAACCAGCTTTCCTCTAATCAAAAGAAAAAATATGCCTTCATGAGTGGAATAATGCTTATGCCAGCATGTATGTTGTTTATAATGAGTGCCTTTTTTCAAGGGGGAAGTGGCCCTCTTGCTACTCAATTAACAGCACATTTATGTATCCCGGATGCAGATCTATTGCAATTACTTCCTGCCTTTTCCTTTTCAGCTTCTGATCAACTTGCAGCAGGTTTTTCGATGCTTGCCGTTCATAAATTGGCTATTATGGCTGTAAAACAAAGGAAATAG
- a CDS encoding cation transporter, whose amino-acid sequence MNETVYLDIKGMHCVNCPIKVEKSVSKMNGIIEIDVNWKSEQGCVTYDRNLVSISEITERIGKMGFTAQEVNTIKR is encoded by the coding sequence ATGAATGAAACAGTTTATTTGGACATAAAGGGAATGCATTGTGTGAATTGCCCAATTAAGGTGGAAAAATCAGTATCTAAGATGAATGGCATTATTGAAATCGATGTTAATTGGAAGAGTGAGCAGGGTTGCGTCACCTATGACAGAAATCTGGTTTCTATTTCCGAAATTACCGAACGTATTGGAAAAATGGGCTTTACCGCACAAGAAGTAAATACAATTAAGCGATAA
- a CDS encoding MotA/TolQ/ExbB proton channel family protein: protein MVEAILKLFTSEQKATAMLANPMIELIFMVLFVTFIIALIIHVTIYQRLKNLRNHIKTTNRLDVEPLHTIQDQFQKKQEEESVKVETFIQEKFSDWRMYHIPVISLIKIIQMTVSIFILIGVLGTFIGLTFSLGSIDGTGDQLVENVAGVLAGIEVAFYTSIVGMGLSLIMTVLVKVLNTEYMLTDIMLKTESILEGEEQYGLHRLIDVSENINQSIIHLQKTNQQSLQNMETAFSGFQEYTTGLQQSAKDLASFNEGLSQNLDEFNQLFHSMKEVTNGFGEGTAKLNKNFDSLFSHFKKMDGRNERMAVAFEQTYEKVKQVAETQMETLTQFDASVVDLKDFTASVLQGQETVKHTFEKIHQHSNDLVKKMEAHNKEFKQVFGSDLTSKLGGIMSYLSELSREFDQLGDSITKLPHALEVIERTQNEHRHLLSDRFEELKEFNRVFSNHLHAHTKESSAFEKQLQQATSSYEQVGIKNNQLIQEIKSTISQMNQGFQQRENQLESSVSILKDTLANYVANLEGSLGDRLDQVARGFGEYMRGTNDVIKREMKEWQRMSEDTQQNNMRAFQRMMEELGREIHTLNQQLNTFDQQARRQINSIGMSRNEY, encoded by the coding sequence ATGGTAGAAGCAATCCTTAAACTATTTACCAGTGAGCAAAAGGCAACAGCTATGTTGGCAAATCCCATGATTGAACTCATTTTTATGGTCTTGTTTGTGACCTTTATTATTGCATTGATTATTCATGTCACCATATATCAACGGTTGAAAAATCTCCGTAATCATATCAAAACGACAAATCGACTTGATGTGGAACCACTTCATACGATTCAAGATCAATTCCAGAAAAAACAAGAGGAGGAATCAGTTAAGGTAGAGACATTTATCCAAGAAAAGTTTTCTGACTGGCGGATGTATCATATACCAGTAATTAGCCTCATTAAAATAATCCAAATGACTGTTTCCATTTTTATTTTAATTGGTGTACTTGGTACGTTTATTGGTCTCACTTTTTCACTTGGAAGTATTGATGGAACAGGAGATCAGCTAGTGGAAAATGTGGCAGGGGTTCTCGCCGGCATTGAAGTTGCTTTTTATACAAGTATCGTCGGAATGGGTTTATCTCTGATTATGACAGTTCTTGTTAAGGTTCTTAACACGGAATATATGCTCACAGATATCATGTTGAAAACAGAATCGATTCTGGAAGGAGAGGAACAATACGGACTTCATCGTCTTATCGATGTGTCTGAGAACATTAACCAGTCCATTATTCATCTGCAAAAAACCAATCAACAATCACTTCAGAACATGGAAACAGCCTTCTCTGGTTTTCAGGAATATACGACAGGCTTGCAACAATCTGCAAAAGATCTGGCTTCATTTAACGAAGGGCTCTCTCAAAACCTGGATGAATTTAACCAGCTTTTCCATTCAATGAAAGAAGTAACCAATGGATTTGGTGAGGGTACTGCTAAACTGAATAAAAATTTTGATTCGCTTTTTTCTCATTTTAAAAAGATGGATGGACGCAATGAGCGGATGGCAGTTGCCTTTGAACAAACATACGAAAAAGTAAAGCAAGTTGCTGAAACGCAGATGGAAACACTCACTCAGTTTGATGCCTCTGTCGTAGATTTAAAAGATTTTACAGCATCCGTGTTGCAGGGGCAGGAAACTGTAAAACACACATTCGAAAAGATTCATCAGCACAGCAATGATTTAGTTAAAAAGATGGAAGCTCATAACAAAGAATTCAAGCAAGTGTTTGGTTCTGATTTAACTTCGAAGCTTGGAGGAATTATGTCATATTTGAGTGAGTTATCACGTGAATTTGATCAGCTTGGCGACTCTATAACGAAGCTTCCACATGCTCTTGAGGTAATTGAACGAACTCAAAATGAGCATCGCCATCTACTTTCTGATCGATTTGAGGAGTTAAAGGAATTTAACCGTGTATTTAGTAACCATCTTCATGCACATACGAAGGAATCTTCAGCATTTGAAAAGCAGCTTCAACAGGCAACAAGTTCCTATGAGCAAGTAGGAATTAAAAACAACCAGCTTATTCAGGAAATAAAATCGACCATTTCTCAAATGAATCAAGGTTTTCAACAGCGTGAGAATCAGCTGGAATCCAGTGTAAGTATTTTAAAAGACACACTTGCAAACTATGTCGCAAATCTGGAAGGATCACTTGGGGATAGACTGGATCAGGTGGCCAGAGGGTTTGGTGAATACATGCGAGGTACAAATGATGTGATAAAAAGAGAGATGAAGGAATGGCAACGCATGTCTGAAGATACACAGCAGAATAATATGCGAGCATTTCAACGGATGATGGAAGAACTCGGAAGAGAAATTCATACATTAAATCAGCAGTTGAACACGTTCGATCAGCAGGCTAGAAGACAGATTAATAGTATAGGAATGAGCCGTAATGAATACTAA
- a CDS encoding OmpA family protein: MNTKYQRLFKQEQNEGHFWPSFTDLLTTILLCFMLIFICMMIIKSLQIEEMKRTIDQIMGVRAKLVNEMKAEFSDSSLGVEVDDKTGAIIFNTEILFSYNEAELKPASFEFLDEFVPKYLDILLKSGYEEYVAEMIIEGHTDRDGSYLYNLELAQERAYSVAEYILSDSFPYKNIQKHLKEKLTVNSKSFSDYRTNEKGEYSPEKSRRVEFKFRLKDEEILNKTREILGK, encoded by the coding sequence ATGAATACTAAATATCAACGGTTATTCAAACAAGAACAGAATGAAGGCCATTTTTGGCCATCATTCACTGATTTGCTTACAACCATTCTGCTTTGTTTTATGCTTATATTTATTTGTATGATGATTATAAAATCGTTACAGATCGAAGAAATGAAGCGGACAATTGATCAGATTATGGGGGTTCGAGCAAAGTTAGTCAATGAAATGAAGGCTGAGTTTAGTGATTCTTCTCTCGGTGTAGAAGTAGATGACAAAACAGGTGCGATCATTTTTAATACAGAAATATTATTTTCCTATAATGAAGCAGAATTAAAGCCGGCATCATTTGAATTTCTGGATGAATTTGTTCCTAAATACTTGGATATCCTTTTGAAAAGCGGTTACGAAGAATATGTGGCAGAAATGATAATTGAAGGCCATACAGACAGGGATGGTAGCTATTTGTATAATTTGGAGCTTGCCCAAGAACGAGCATATAGTGTAGCAGAATACATTTTAAGTGACAGCTTTCCATATAAAAATATTCAGAAGCATCTAAAGGAGAAGTTAACAGTAAATAGTAAATCTTTTTCTGACTATCGTACAAATGAAAAAGGGGAGTATAGCCCGGAGAAATCCCGACGTGTAGAATTTAAATTTAGGTTAAAGGATGAAGAAATTTTAAATAAAACAAGAGAGATTTTAGGTAAATAA
- a CDS encoding M23 family metallopeptidase, whose amino-acid sequence MRSRFIFCLFSSIIIGGILGCSPPKEETSEIRAEEGEPNTQAQEKLQPKRIADVFLEGEYEQIYTHLSKPFQNEISLKQFKKTGKSFNQGVEAYHLLSELPLTEDTVQYVWADKQETKGMVAVVDKEQVITGMRILPLETFQETDNRYTKTVFQQPFDGDWFVFWGGTNKLVNYHYEHKNQRYAYDLIKMIDNQSYKGDSSKNNSYYAFGEDVLAPADGNVVDVENAIEDNEPVGSMNTADPAGNYVVIDHGNEEFSFLAHFKKGSVKVNPGDHVKAGELLGQVGNSGNSSEPHIHFHVGDLPDLEKGKSIRIQFEDEEDWVQGDTVHGVKDTK is encoded by the coding sequence TTGAGATCGAGATTTATTTTTTGTTTATTTTCAAGCATCATTATTGGAGGAATATTAGGGTGTAGTCCACCAAAGGAAGAAACCTCCGAAATTAGAGCAGAAGAAGGAGAACCTAACACGCAAGCACAGGAAAAGCTTCAACCGAAACGTATTGCGGATGTATTTCTTGAAGGTGAGTATGAACAGATATATACGCATTTGAGTAAACCATTTCAAAATGAAATATCTTTAAAGCAATTTAAAAAAACAGGTAAGAGTTTTAATCAGGGTGTAGAAGCATATCATTTGCTATCGGAATTGCCCTTAACCGAGGACACGGTTCAGTATGTCTGGGCGGATAAGCAAGAAACAAAAGGTATGGTAGCTGTAGTTGATAAGGAACAAGTAATAACAGGCATGCGAATCCTGCCTTTGGAAACCTTCCAGGAAACGGATAACAGGTATACGAAGACCGTCTTTCAGCAGCCGTTCGATGGGGATTGGTTTGTTTTTTGGGGTGGAACAAACAAGCTGGTAAATTACCATTATGAACATAAAAACCAACGATATGCTTATGATCTTATCAAAATGATTGATAATCAATCTTATAAAGGTGATTCATCAAAAAATAACAGTTATTATGCCTTTGGGGAAGATGTTTTGGCACCAGCAGACGGGAATGTAGTCGACGTGGAAAATGCGATAGAGGATAATGAACCGGTTGGCAGCATGAATACCGCTGATCCGGCGGGGAACTATGTAGTCATCGATCATGGTAATGAGGAGTTCAGCTTTCTTGCTCATTTTAAAAAAGGATCTGTTAAAGTGAACCCGGGAGATCATGTGAAAGCGGGAGAATTACTTGGACAGGTTGGCAATTCAGGAAACTCAAGTGAACCACATATTCATTTCCATGTAGGAGATTTACCAGACTTAGAAAAGGGAAAATCCATTCGCATTCAATTTGAAGACGAAGAAGATTGGGTGCAGGGAGATACAGTTCATGGTGTAAAAGATACGAAATGA
- a CDS encoding deoxyribonuclease IV: protein MKFGCHVSIKDGYTEAAKIAKSYGAAAFQFFPKNPRSLSVKDINLDDASMCRDFCLENSLESVAHTPYPTSLTPRDTEKHNKVITSLLNDLEIAEACGTKGIVVHFGKQLKANDPLPSYHLMIDMLNEVLSRWQGDAKILLENSAGLPGTMGTTMEELAMVRKLSDYPDKIGFCLDTCHAFASGLWTGNNWEEVVDKAEELQFFEQLEVIHFNNSKYETGLGKDRHANILSGGFITEKQFEEFIQTPQLREIPFILETPKDTISHKEEIQQLQKKWGHL, encoded by the coding sequence ATGAAATTTGGTTGCCATGTATCTATAAAAGATGGCTATACGGAAGCAGCAAAAATTGCCAAATCTTATGGTGCAGCAGCTTTTCAGTTTTTCCCGAAAAATCCCCGGAGCTTGTCTGTAAAGGATATTAATCTAGATGATGCCTCCATGTGCAGGGATTTTTGCCTGGAAAATTCCTTAGAATCCGTTGCACATACGCCATATCCTACTAGTCTAACACCACGTGACACAGAGAAACACAATAAAGTTATTACCTCCTTGCTGAACGATCTGGAAATTGCTGAGGCATGTGGTACAAAGGGGATAGTTGTTCATTTTGGTAAGCAGCTGAAAGCGAATGATCCACTCCCAAGCTACCATTTAATGATTGATATGCTAAATGAAGTGCTAAGCAGGTGGCAAGGAGATGCTAAAATATTACTTGAAAACAGTGCGGGCTTACCTGGAACAATGGGAACGACGATGGAAGAACTCGCTATGGTTCGTAAGTTAAGTGACTATCCTGATAAGATCGGATTTTGCCTGGATACCTGTCATGCTTTTGCCAGTGGATTATGGACAGGTAATAATTGGGAGGAAGTAGTTGATAAGGCAGAGGAACTTCAGTTTTTCGAGCAGCTTGAAGTTATTCATTTTAATAATTCCAAGTATGAAACGGGTCTCGGGAAAGATCGCCATGCCAATATACTTTCTGGTGGTTTTATTACGGAAAAGCAATTTGAGGAATTCATACAAACACCTCAGCTAAGAGAAATTCCATTTATTCTAGAGACTCCAAAAGATACGATCTCACATAAAGAAGAAATACAACAGTTACAGAAAAAGTGGGGACATTTATGA
- a CDS encoding chromate transporter encodes MIYWKIFYANFISNILGYGGGPATIPLLQREVVDEYGWLTNQEFSEIVALGNGLPGPIATKMAAYIGYDQAGILGAIVGLFASVAPSLILLIVLLSILMKYKDAPRVKKLTKIIRPTIAVLLASMTLEFLADSYIDTGILHTLILTGAGYYFLEVRVVSPVYVVLGALIYGALFLS; translated from the coding sequence ATGATCTACTGGAAAATATTTTATGCTAATTTCATCTCTAATATTCTGGGCTACGGTGGTGGGCCAGCAACGATTCCCTTGCTTCAACGAGAAGTTGTCGATGAATATGGGTGGCTGACAAACCAGGAATTCAGTGAAATTGTAGCGTTAGGAAACGGGTTGCCAGGACCAATTGCTACAAAGATGGCGGCATATATTGGCTATGATCAGGCTGGAATATTAGGCGCAATTGTAGGATTATTTGCATCTGTAGCACCTTCTCTTATATTACTAATTGTCCTGTTAAGCATTTTAATGAAATACAAGGATGCTCCTCGCGTGAAAAAGCTGACGAAAATCATTCGCCCAACAATCGCTGTATTACTTGCATCCATGACACTTGAGTTTCTTGCTGATTCATATATTGATACAGGTATTTTGCACACACTCATTCTTACTGGTGCAGGCTACTATTTCTTGGAAGTCAGAGTAGTTAGTCCAGTTTATGTGGTGCTGGGTGCTTTAATTTATGGCGCTTTATTTTTAAGTTGA
- a CDS encoding chromate transporter produces MHKNLFIAFFRAGMLGYGGGLSAIPLMHKEVVGKYKWMNEDEFADILSLANTLPGPINTKMSGYIGWRLKGFWGMVNCIMATVLPTAILIIILLTTLNAYKDKPWVHGMSKGVLPIAGVMIGVLAWDFIKKSQFLMGWKPTIVLVVASVLIIEVLGIHPAIVIVLLIGYALFLNGPGIDNDTSKQEDRS; encoded by the coding sequence GTGCATAAGAATTTATTCATAGCTTTCTTCCGTGCAGGTATGCTTGGATATGGTGGTGGTTTATCAGCTATTCCTCTCATGCATAAAGAGGTCGTAGGCAAATACAAATGGATGAATGAGGATGAATTTGCTGATATCCTGTCACTTGCGAACACATTACCTGGCCCGATTAACACAAAAATGTCTGGTTATATCGGCTGGCGGCTTAAGGGCTTTTGGGGTATGGTAAACTGCATTATGGCAACCGTTCTGCCAACAGCAATATTAATTATAATTTTATTAACGACATTGAATGCTTATAAGGATAAGCCATGGGTCCATGGCATGTCTAAGGGTGTGCTTCCTATTGCAGGAGTTATGATCGGTGTACTTGCATGGGATTTTATAAAGAAGTCACAATTTCTCATGGGTTGGAAACCAACAATTGTATTGGTTGTCGCTAGTGTATTAATTATAGAAGTTCTAGGAATACATCCAGCTATAGTCATTGTACTACTAATTGGTTATGCTCTCTTTTTAAATGGTCCAGGAATTGATAATGATACATCGAAGCAGGAGGATAGGTCATGA